The segment AGCGCATGTGGACAATGCTTCCAAAACGATGGCACAAACCGTCGTCGGCGGTCCTCCTGACGAAGCGATATCGCAATCAATGCCTTTGAGATGGGTCATCGTCGTAGCGGTCATTGCGATCATCGTCATGATCGTCGTCACGTTCGGGATGCGCTAACGCACGGCAAAAAAAGCACCCAAGCGTGGATTTTCGTGGTATGCGTGGGCGACGATGAACATTTCACGCATTTCTACGATTCACGTGGCTCGTATTCTTTTGGCTCTTGCGCCAATCACGCTCGTCGCGTGCGGGGATTCGGTCACGCAAACGAGCGGCGGGACGGGCGGCTTTGCCGGTCAAGGTGGCGCAGCAGGTTCAGGCGGCATGGGCGGCGGCTCCGATTGCGGACCCGGCGTCACGCTTTGCGGAGAGGCCTGCGTCGATACGATGCACGACCCCGCGAATTGCGGCTCGTGCGGAAACGCTTGCGCGCCGGGCGAAGTCTGCTCGATGGGCACGTGCAGTTTCCAATGCAACGGCGGCACGACCCAGTGCGGCCAATCGTGCGTCAATACGGCCAGCGATCCCAACAACTGCGGCGCGTGCGGGACGACCTGTAGCGCGGGCGAAGTCTGCTCGATGGGCACATGCAGTTTCCAATGCAACGGCGGCACCACCCAATGCGGACAATCGTGCGTCGATACGGCCAGCGATCCCAACAACTGCGGCGCGTGCGGGACGACCTGTAACGCGGGCGAAGTCTGCTCGATGGGCACGTGTAGTTTTCAATGCAATGGCGGCACCACGCAATGCGGTCAATCGTGCGTGGACATCGTAAACGATTCGGCCAATTGCGGCGCGTGTGGAAACGTCTGCGCCGGAGACAACGTTTGTTCGAATGGAACGTGTGCTTTGCAATGTAGCGGCGGCACGACCAAGTGCGGACAAACCTGCGTCGACACGACCAATGATCCGCTCAACTGCGGCGCATGCGGCGCCGTTTGCGCGCCGGGTGAAGTTTGCTCGCTCGGCGCCTGCGGCCTGCAGTGCAGCGGCGGAACGACCAAGTGCGGCAATTCGTGCGTCAATACGATGAACGATCCGGCCAACTGCGGCGCATGCGGAACGATGTGTGGCGCGGGCACGGTGTGTTCGATGGGAGCGTGCGCTCTGCAATGCAATGGTGGTTCCACCAAGTGCGCCAATGCGTGTGTCGATACGATGAACGATCCCGCCCATTGTGGCGGCTGCGGCGTCGCGTGCGCTCCGGGCGAAGTGTGTTCCCTGGGCGCGTGCAGCGTGCAATGCAGCGGCGGCACCAAGTGCGGACAAACCTGCGTCGACACGATGCACGACCCGGCCAATTGTGGCGGCTGCGGCACCGCGTGTCTTGCAGGACAAGTCTGCGTCAATGGTGCGTGCTCGCTTCAATGCAGCGGAGGCACCACGCAATGCGGTAACATGTGCACGAATACGTCGTTCGATCCGGCCAACTGCGGCATGTGCGGCAACGTCTGTCAGGGCGCTCCGAACAGCTCCGCCGTCTGCGCTGCCGGAACGTGCTCGGCCGTGTGCCAATCAGGCTACGACGATTGCAACATGAACGCGGCCGACGGATGCGAGGTCGATACGCAATCGAATACGTCCCATTGCGGCGCCTGCGGCAATGCGTGTCCCGTGCCCGCCAATGCATCGGCAACCTGCACCGGCAGTGCGTGCGGAATGGGGTCGTGCGATCCAGGCTTTGCTGATTGCAACAACAACCCCGCCGACGGCTGCGAAGCAAACACGACGAATAGCGCGACGAATTGCGGCATGTGCGGCAACCAGTGCTCGGCCGGGAATGCGTGCGTCAACGGCGCGTGCGTCCCTTCGCAATTCACCTTTGCAAACTCGCAGGTCATCGACGGCCTCACCGTGACGTGCTCGAGCGTCGTCAACACCGCTACGTACACGCAATGCAACGACCTGCTCGCAGGCGGGCGCTACTTCCCGAACGGCATCAATTGCGGCCCATTCTGGAGCAATGCGAACTCAGCTTATTCGGATACGCATGGATTCTGCCAATCCTTGACGGGATCGCCGAACATCGAGGCGTATTACACATGCTCGGCCACCACGACGCGTGCGACGTGGTTCAATCACGTGTGGGGAACGGTCGACGACAACGGGTACACGCAGCACGTGCGCTGCTACTACTGATTACGCCCGCTCAGAAACACTCGGCAACCCCGCGAGTGCCATCGCCAGCTCTTTCTCGTCGTATTGCCGATCCTCGAGCAAACCATGTGCATAATCGATGTACGCCTGCATGTCGAAATGCCCATGCCCGCTCAAATTGAACAGGATCGTCTCGCTACGCCCTTCCCGCTTGCAACGTAAAGCCTCCTCGATGGCACCCTTGACCGCGTGATTCGCTTCCGGCGCCGGAACGATTCCCTCGTTTCGCGCAAAAAGCACACCCGCCGCAAAACATTCCTTCTGCTGATACGCCACCGCCTCGATGAGCCCCAGCTCTTTCAGGTGCGACACGAGCGGCGCCATTCCGTGGTACCTCAAGCCTCCAGCGTGAAACCCAGGCGGCGTGAACGTCGACCCGAGCGTATGCATTTTCGTGAGCGGCGTCATGTGCCCCGTATCCCCGAAATCGTACGCGTATTGGCCCCGCGTGAGCGACGGACACGCCGAAGGCTCGACCGCCACGATTCGCATTTTGCGCCCCGCCCGAAGCGAATCACCGATGAACGGAAATGATATGCCCGCAAAGTTCGACCCGCCGCCCGTGCATCCCACGACCACGTCCGGCCAAGCATCGGCCAATTGCAACTGCTCCATCGCTTCCAGACCAATGATGGTTTGATGCAAGAGCACGTGATTCAAGACCGAACCCAGCGCATATTTCGTGTCGTTACGAGACGCCGCCACCTCCACCGCTTCGGAAATGGCAATGCCCAAGCTCCCCGGATGGTGGGGCGATTTTTCGAGCACGCTCCGGCCATACGACGTTTCGGGCGATGGCGAAGGCACACAGCGCGCACCGTACGTTTCCATCAATGCGCGCCGATAAGGCTTTTGGTCGTACGACACGCGCACTTGAAAAACGAGCACCTCCAGCCCGAAAAGCGACCCGGCAAAAGCGAGCGACGACCCCCATTGACCGGCCCCCGTTTCGGTCGACAGTCGCGTAATGCCTTCGTTTTTGTTGTAAAACGCTTGCGCGACCGCCGTATTCGGCTTATGTGATCCGGCGGGACTTACGCCCTCGTATTTGTAAAAAATCTTGGCCGGTGTTCCAAGCGCCTTTTCCAGGCGTCGCGCTCGAAAAAGCGGAGCCGGACGCCACAGCCGATACACGTCACGCACGGGCTCGGGAATTTCCACGTCCCGCTCCGTCGTGACTTCTTGCATGATGAGCGCCATTGGAAAAAGCGGCGCGAGATCATCCGGACCAACCGGCTGTTTCGTACCCGGATGAAGCACCGGAGGTAGCGGCTTCGGCAAGTCGGCTTGAATGTTGTACCAACGCTTGGGAATGCGATCTTCGGGCAGCGTGAACTTGGTCGATTCGGTCATTGTATCCTCGCGAGACTGAAGGGGCTCGAGCGATGAGTCGCACGGAATGGCGAGGGTTGCAACGAGTAGATGAATCAGAGTCCGAATCCAGTCTTGGAGTCGACCGAATCGGGGGTATGAGCGTCCGACGCCCGCAAAGCGAGCGTACAAACCCAGGCACGTAGCCTAACGATGCGCCGTTCGCCGAGGCCGTAGCGATGCAATCGCAAGACGCCCGGGGCTTGCTCCCGGATCGTCACCGAGGCTCGTGACGAAATCACCATTGGCCGAAACCGCAGACGATTCGGTCACGATGAACCGCTGGCCAGCCTCGCCCTCCACGACGAATTGATCCGCCGCCGCGACGACGCCTTGCCGCAACTGCGCATCGACGACCCGAAGCTTCGTCGATGCGCTTGCTGCTCGAGCTGCAATCCATGCACTCACCGGCGTCCGGTCGAGCATGAATGCGTCACCTTCGTCCGAAAGACCTGCGAGCACCCAGGGCGCATCCGTGGGCATTCGATGCCACGCCGCACCTTGGGCATCCTGCACATAGAGTGCACCGCGCGCTGCATCGGCGAGCACACGTCGCGTAGCACCATTTTTACCGACGAACAAAGCGTCAGCGTAGACCAGGCGCCCATCGGCGCCAATTTCGGCGTATTCGGTCAACTTACCGCGCGACGACGTCGAAACACCCGAAAGAGCTTCGGATCCGTCGTCACGCACATGGCGCTCGACACGCGCAACTTGCGCCGAACCGGCGGAGAACACGTATTCGTGGTCTCCTGCCCGGTCTTCACGCGCGCACGCTTCCGACGCAAGCGCCTTTGCGGACGCAGGCTCGACAGCGTTTCCACAGCCCACCAAAAGCGAACCGAGGAGCGACAAGGAAACCAGAGCGGAGATGATGTTTTTCATGGCACCGCTACATCGATTGAGGCGCCATGATTATTTCACGCATCGTAAAATTTTATTTTTGCTGTCAGAACAACTCACACATGCCCCAAACGACGTCCATCATGTTCACCACCACGATGACGCATGGGCCGCTGCCGTACGGTCGGCGCGGCGTCATTGCAGAGCAGAATCGTCGCTGTTGTAAGGGACGCCCAGCGCTTTGGCCATGGCGTGTCCAAGCTGCCCGACCCATGACGCATCGCACATCAAATCGATCCCGTCGTAGGTCGGGTCGATCATGACGAACCATTCCGTGCATTCCGCCACGACGAACCACTCGGCGTGCGTTGTGACAATCCGCACCTGCCGTTTGACCCAATCGCCGGACAGCCAGCCTTCGATACACGCAATGTCGATGACGGGAATGGCAACGCGGCCATCGGATCGCCCTAGGCGCAAGACATCGTCGTCGACGGCAACGATGATGCCCGATCTGTCGTACACGCGAAGCGGCGCAGGAGGACACGTCCACGCAAACGACCAAGCGGTGGCGTACATGGCGTCGTGTTCGCCCTCGAAAACGACCCGAGCATATGACCGAAGGGCATTGCGAAGAGCGCCGATGTCCTTTTCCGGATAAAACCGATCCCAAAGTATCGTTGGTTCTTCGTCCACGGCAATGATGAAAATTCGTTCGTGCTTTGAATGAGGAGAAAATTGGCCCGGGCCAACGAGCAGTGTTTTGCCCATGACGGCGTCGCGCAAGGATGCTGCAATCGTATTCGGCGATCGCCTGTCGATGTCACGCTCAGGGTTCGCTTCGAGCTCGCTCATGGTTGCCTCATGATACCTCTTGTAAACGTTTTACACCCGAGGGACCTGTCCATGTCCCCTCTTGTTAAACGTTTTACACCCGAGGGACCTGTCCATGTCCCCTCTTGTTAAACGTTTTACACCCGAGGGACCTGTCCATGTCCCAACTTGTAAACGTTTTACACCCGAGGGACCTGTCCATGTCCCCTCTTGTTAAACGTTTTACACCCGAGGGACCTGTCCATGTCCCAACTTGTAAACGCTTTACACCCGAGGGACCTGTCCATGTCCCTCTTGTAAAACACTTTACACTTTACCAACATGATCAAGTCTCTTCATGTGAATCCCTATACATTTGCTTTGCTTGTTCAAGTCATTTTGGCATCGCTCGACCGTCCTCGATTCATTTCCGCGTCATCCTGACGTGTTTGCGAACATTCCCAAGACATTCGCAATACAGCCGTACGAAACGCGTCTTGGCATGCTCCTCGCTTGCTTTTCGACGCATGGGACTCGACGCTCGGATAAAGTCGCTTTTTCCCGCCATTTTGGCCGCCTTTGTCATCATCGTCGCATATTTTCAGGCCAAGGCTCTCGGACACTTGGTCGCGGCACATCTCGAGCTTGCGTCTTTGCCAGCGCCACCACCATTGCAGGCGCGGGCGAGCGAATCCGATACACTCCCCGAACGAGCAACCGACGGATCCGCCATTTTGGCACGGAATCCTTTTGATTCCATTACAGGGCCACTGAAGGCACCGAGCGATTCGGCGACTGCATCCGAAGCACCCGTCGCAAACAATGCCGATCCGTATTCCGATCCGGTGTGCGACGCGGCGCGCGTCATGCTCATCACGACGGCGGACGATCCAAGCTGGTCGTTTGCAGCCATTGCAGCGGGAAACTCCAAAGCGACGTTACGTCGGATCGGGGACGAAGTCGCAGGGCACGTCGTCGCTGGAATGACATGGGATCGCGTATGGCTCACCAAAGGCGGCTCGCGGTGTCAAATTCCCATCCACCAAGGATTGGCGTCGGCAGCACCTCCTTCGATGCCCATGCCGATGAGTCCGCCACCTCCACGACCAGGCAGGTCCCGTTATGCGCTTCCTCCCGAAATTGCCGAAAAGATACGGAAAATTTCGGATACGCAATTCGAGGTCGATCGTTCCGTCTTGACCACGGTCATGGAACGACAGGGCGAGTTTTTGCGGTCGGTGCGCGTGATCCCTACGCAAACTCCGAATGGTTCGAGCTTGAGAATGGTCGGCATTCGGCCTGATTCGTTGCTCGGATCGATTGGCCTCAACAATGGCGACCAGCTCATGACCATCAACAATTTCGACATGAGTGATCCGCAGAGCGCACTTCAGGCGTACAGCCGGCTTCAGAATGCCGACAAGCTCGACGTCAAAGTCATCCGTGGTGGGCAACCGATGAACATCGAGATCAACATGCGCTGATCCCTCGCCGTTTCCCGTACGTTTCGTCGTTCACGCGAGCACCGAACGAAAAAAGTTGGACAGCTCGAAACCGTGATACACTCCGCCCACCCCACATGTCCGACCTCACACTTGCACAACGACTTCTTGTACGAATCGGCCAGATTTCCGAGCGCAGCGACGTGATCGTCCAGCAGCAGAGCGTGTCACGAGGCAATGTGCTCAGTCGCATCGGCAAGTGGCAACCGAAGCTACCGGCGGACATGTATGCATTCTACCGGGCGATCAACGGATTGAAGTTTAATTACAGCTTCGCGGACAGTCCGGATGATTGGCATGGTCTCGAGTTCGTGGCGCTCGACGAAGAAGGTCGCAAGACGATCGACACGTTTCGCAACATTTATCGAATTCCGCATCAAGTCGCGAAGCGTTACCCGAATTATTTTTTCCAAGATGGTGCCGTGGATCCCGAAACGCCGGTGCTATTTTTCTTCGGCGATGACGGCGCTTGGGGCATCATCATGATCGGCGAGGGAGACAAGGCGACATTTCACCATTGGGACAACGACGGCTTCGTACGGTACTTGACGAGCTCGTTCACCGAATTGATCGAAAAACTCATCGCGCGGGGATTTGCGCATACGTGGGCGTATTCGGACGACCATCCGGACACGGACGCTGTTCTCGCGCGACTTGCAAAGCCATCGCCTCCGCGCACGACGTTCGGAATTGACGGTGGAAGCTTTGGAGTATCGATCGGCGACGGATACGCGTATGACGATGATTTCTTCGTGGCCGGAGGAAGTACGCGACAAAGTGCTTCGGGCGCTTGGCATGACGAAGCAAGCCAAGGAGCTTTCGTCGGCGGAGAAGATCGCGCTCATCGAGAAGTCGTGTTCGTCGATCGACGACATCACGGAAAAGGTTGCGACGTCGGTCATGAACGCGCTGGGTATCGCAAGCGTAATCGCGACGATTTCGGTGAGCATTTTCGTTGCGGCGCGGGGCCCATCGCGATGGCGAAGCTGCGCATCGAATATTTAGCCGGTCCGATTCCTTTGCAGCCGTACGAAACGACGCTTTTGCGTGTGCTGCATCGAATCGAAGGTTTGCACGTGACCGATGGTTTGCCCTGGCCATCCGAGGTGCTCAGTTACACGCATTGGCCGCGACACAACCTCGGCTGGACGCCCTTCATTTCGTGCACGTGGGATTACGAGTTCAAGGGTGACAAGAACAAGGTCGCCACGTTCGACGTGGTGCTCGACGGAGCGCGCGCGGAGGGCATGGAAGTCGGCAAGACGTACGCGTCGACGGCGTTGCCGAGCGTCGAGGGGCGGATTGGTTGAGATTTTTGTCCGAGCCGTGCCATAATCGGCCGCATGGCAAATCCCCCCTCTTCGATACCCTCGCGACGAATTCTCCTTCAAGGCGGTCTTGCAGGGCTTGCTGCGCTGATGTGCAAGCCGCTGCTCGTGGGCTGCGACTCGACAGGCACGCAATCGACGAGCTCGACGGGCTCGACGAGCTCGGGCGGCGTGACGGAGCTACCGTGGAAGCCGCCCGTTGCGCGTCCGAAGCTGGTTTCGCGCATTGCTGAGATCGGCCCGCTGTCGGACACGCCCGATGAAAATGGCGTGCGTGTGCCCGCTGGATTTACGGCGCGCGTGGTGGCTCGAACGAACGAGGCGCCGATGGCGGGATCGGATTTCAAGTGGCACATTGCGCCCGATGGTGGAGCGACGTACCCGCTCGAGGATGGAGGTTGGATTTACGTATCGAATTCGGAAGTTCCGCTTGCGGGCGGCGTAGGAGCGTTGCGATTCGATGCATCGGGGGCGCTCGTTTCGGCCTATTCGATACTCGCGAATTCGAGTGTCAATTGTGCCGGTGGTCCGACGCCGTGGGGCGCGTGGTTATCGTGCGAAGAGGTTGCGCGAGGGCGGGTATTCGAGTGTGATCCGCGCGGCGAAATTCAGGCGGTCGAGCGTCCGGCGCTGGGCATTTTCAAGCATGAAGCGGCAGCGGTCGATCCGAAACTGCACCATGTGTACTTGACCGAAGACGAGGACGACGGGTGTTTTTATCGATTTACGCCGGACAGGATTGCATCGTATGGGTATGCGGATCTATCGAGCGGGAAGCTCGAGGTGGCCGCGGTGGATGCCAATGGCGCGGTGACTTGGCACGAGCTGCCGGATCCGATTTACGAAAAGGGCATTGCGACGCGCAAGCAGGTCGCTGCGGCGACGTTGTTCGACGGGGGCGAAGGGATTTGGTATCACGAGGGAATCGTGTACTTTTCGACGAAGGGGGATGGGCGCGTCTGGGCGTACGATGTGAATGCGTCGACGTTGTCCGTGCTTTACGATGCGAAGACGGCGGCGAATCCGATTTTGAAGGGGGTCGACAACCTCACGGTATCGTGTTGTGGTGATGTGCTCGTGGCCGAAGATGGTGACGACATGCAGATTGTGGCGATCCTGCCGAATGGTGAATTGAAGCCGATCATGCAGATCATGGGTCACGACAAGAGTGAGGTGACTGGGCCGGCGTTCGACCCGAGCGGGACGAGGCTTTACTTTAGCTCGCAGCGAGGCAATGCTAGCGGGGGCATTACGTACGAGGTGACGGGGCCGTTTCACGCGCCGGGGTGACAGGTTCGCCGTGACGAACGGCTGGCCCGAGCGGCAAGGTCGAGCACGTGCTTGACCTTGCCGAGGGGTCGTGCGAAACTCGGCGCGGTTTTTCGGAGAGCAGCATGACCCTGAAGATTCCGACCAGCATCGAGGACTTCCGTCACTTACGGGAACAAGGCTTCGAGTACGTCGACAAGACGAAGCTGATTACGGAATTCATCGATCGGAACAACTACAAGGTCATCCTGTTGCCGCGGCCGCGTCGATTTGGCAAGTCTGTCAATTTGTCGACATTGAAATGGTTTTTCGAAAAGCGCGAGGAAAACGTCTGGCATCTTTTCGATGGGTTGCACGTATCTCGGGCAGGGGAAAAGTACCGGGCGCACTTTCAAAAGTATCCGGTGGTGCACATCAGCTTCAAAGGCGCTAAGGCGGATGTGTTTGCAGGTTGCCTCGAAAAATTCAAACGAGCCGTGCAAGAAATGATGCGGCCGCACGTGCCGACGTTGCATGGCAAGTTGTCGCCGGCAGAAAGGTCGCGTTTTCAAGCCTTCCTCGATGCAGAAGCCAATGAGTATCAATGCGAATTGGCGCTGTCGTACCTCACGGAATGGTTGCATCGGGCGACGAGCGTACGACCGATCGTGCTGATCGACGAGTACGATGCGCCGATTCATGCCGGATACGCGGCGGGCTACTACGACAAGGTGATAAATTTTTTCCGTTCGTTTTACGAAGCCGGTCTGAAGGACAACCAGCACCTCGAACGCGGCGTGATGACGGGGATCTTGCGCGTATCCCGCGAGAGCATTTTCTCAGAATTGAACAGCGTGGGTGTGTATTCGCTGATCGATTCGGAATTCAATACATGCTTCGGATTTACCGACGCGGAAGTGAGGACATTGCTCGAAAAGTCCGGGATGGCTGATCTGCACGAGGCGATTCGATCGTATTACAATGGCTACGAGTTTGGCGGGGTGGACATTTACAATCCATGGTCCATCTTGAGCTTCTTGGCGCGTAACGATCGCAACGTCGTGCCGTATTGGGTAAGCACGAGCTCGAACGCGCTGATCAAGGAGCTGCTCCAGCATCACGCGTTTTCGGTGCAAAACGATGTTCAGCGGTTGCTCGAAGGCGGCGTGATCGACAAGCACATCGACGAAAATGTCGTCTTTCCGGAGCTGAAAGAGAACGAAAACGCGTTATGGAACTTGCTGGTGTTTTCGGGGTATCTGAAAGCGTCTCGGCCCGGACCGATCATTCCAGGAACGGATCGTCCGCCGTTCCGACTGTCGATTCCCAATCGCGAAGTCGCTGAAGTGTATCGCACGACGTTTCACTTGTGGATGAAGAAGGGATTGAGAGGCCAAGGCGGTGATCTTGGTGAATTGCTCGATGCACTTCTCGGGGGGCATGTGTCTCGTTTTGAGGGGCAACTGCAAAAATTTGCGGGTTATTTGCCGTCGTATCACGACGTCTCGGGTGTGGAGCCGGAAAGGTTTTACCAAGGGCTGATGATTGGGCTCCTCGCGTCACTCGAGCCTGATTACGAAGTACGATCGAATCGAGAATCGGGCGAGGGTCGTCCGGATGTGCTCATCAAGCCGCGTCATGCGAGCAAGCCGGGTGTGGTGCTGGAGCTGAAGTCGGCGCGCAAAGGCGAGAAGACATTGGAACAAGCGATGGCGGAGGGGCTCCGTCAATTGGAAGCGCACGATTACGCGGCGGACTTGCGCGCGGCGGGAGTGGAAACGATACAGCAAATGGTGGTTGGTTTCGACGGGAAGCGGGTCATGGTATTGCCCAAAGGAGCGCCTGCGCCGAAGAAAAAGCGGACGGCGATGAAAACGGTGCGGGAGTCGATTGGGAGAGCGGCGAAGAAGGTGGTCGCCAAAGCGCGGAGCAAGGTGACCAAGACGAAGCGGTGACGAGCGGCGCGTTATACTTCGACCCTCATCCTTCCCATTCCGAAGCTCGTTGCTTTCCCGATATGCGTCTTTTCTGCGAGGCGCAACGCTGGTAGGAACGCTTCGAGTCCCCGGCCTTCGAAAACCACGCGCCCGATAAGGCCGCGCATGGGGTGTTCGCGGCCTCGAGCTTCCGAACGCCTTTGGAATTCGAGTTTTTTGACGTGCTGTTCGGCGACGACGATTTGCGCGGCCAGTGCATCCAATGGTTCGAAAGCCGCGTCATCAATATCGCTCCATTCTCCATAGAGCGCACATAAGACCGTCAAGCGTCGATAGATGGCCCGGAAAAAGGGCTGAAAGTGGATTTGCTCCATCAGGCGCCCCTGGTGTTCGAGCCATGCGGGCGTTTCGAGCTCGACCGCAATGCGTTCCATGGGTGCGGCCGTGATGTTCGTGGCGATGGGCGTTTCACGTTGTCCGACGAGCGTTGCGTGGTCGAATGCAATGCGCCCTCGGTCGGCGGTGAATTCGAAAGCGGTCAATCCTTCGAGCGCTTCCAGGACGACGGCGAGGTCTCCGCGCTCTAGTGGTCCAAGCAGCCGGAGCGTTATGGAGAAGA is part of the Polyangiaceae bacterium genome and harbors:
- a CDS encoding DUF839 domain-containing protein: MCKPLLVGCDSTGTQSTSSTGSTSSGGVTELPWKPPVARPKLVSRIAEIGPLSDTPDENGVRVPAGFTARVVARTNEAPMAGSDFKWHIAPDGGATYPLEDGGWIYVSNSEVPLAGGVGALRFDASGALVSAYSILANSSVNCAGGPTPWGAWLSCEEVARGRVFECDPRGEIQAVERPALGIFKHEAAAVDPKLHHVYLTEDEDDGCFYRFTPDRIASYGYADLSSGKLEVAAVDANGAVTWHELPDPIYEKGIATRKQVAAATLFDGGEGIWYHEGIVYFSTKGDGRVWAYDVNASTLSVLYDAKTAANPILKGVDNLTVSCCGDVLVAEDGDDMQIVAILPNGELKPIMQIMGHDKSEVTGPAFDPSGTRLYFSSQRGNASGGITYEVTGPFHAPG
- a CDS encoding general secretion pathway protein GspC translates to MGLDARIKSLFPAILAAFVIIVAYFQAKALGHLVAAHLELASLPAPPPLQARASESDTLPERATDGSAILARNPFDSITGPLKAPSDSATASEAPVANNADPYSDPVCDAARVMLITTADDPSWSFAAIAAGNSKATLRRIGDEVAGHVVAGMTWDRVWLTKGGSRCQIPIHQGLASAAPPSMPMPMSPPPPRPGRSRYALPPEIAEKIRKISDTQFEVDRSVLTTVMERQGEFLRSVRVIPTQTPNGSSLRMVGIRPDSLLGSIGLNNGDQLMTINNFDMSDPQSALQAYSRLQNADKLDVKVIRGGQPMNIEINMR
- the cas6 gene encoding CRISPR system precrRNA processing endoribonuclease RAMP protein Cas6, whose translation is MFPAPGRIDAQHGAVFSITLRLLGPLERGDLAVVLEALEGLTAFEFTADRGRIAFDHATLVGQRETPIATNITAAPMERIAVELETPAWLEHQGRLMEQIHFQPFFRAIYRRLTVLCALYGEWSDIDDAAFEPLDALAAQIVVAEQHVKKLEFQRRSEARGREHPMRGLIGRVVFEGRGLEAFLPALRLAEKTHIGKATSFGMGRMRVEV
- a CDS encoding TrpB-like pyridoxal phosphate-dependent enzyme produces the protein MTESTKFTLPEDRIPKRWYNIQADLPKPLPPVLHPGTKQPVGPDDLAPLFPMALIMQEVTTERDVEIPEPVRDVYRLWRPAPLFRARRLEKALGTPAKIFYKYEGVSPAGSHKPNTAVAQAFYNKNEGITRLSTETGAGQWGSSLAFAGSLFGLEVLVFQVRVSYDQKPYRRALMETYGARCVPSPSPETSYGRSVLEKSPHHPGSLGIAISEAVEVAASRNDTKYALGSVLNHVLLHQTIIGLEAMEQLQLADAWPDVVVGCTGGGSNFAGISFPFIGDSLRAGRKMRIVAVEPSACPSLTRGQYAYDFGDTGHMTPLTKMHTLGSTFTPPGFHAGGLRYHGMAPLVSHLKELGLIEAVAYQQKECFAAGVLFARNEGIVPAPEANHAVKGAIEEALRCKREGRSETILFNLSGHGHFDMQAYIDYAHGLLEDRQYDEKELAMALAGLPSVSERA
- a CDS encoding AAA family ATPase, which gives rise to MTLKIPTSIEDFRHLREQGFEYVDKTKLITEFIDRNNYKVILLPRPRRFGKSVNLSTLKWFFEKREENVWHLFDGLHVSRAGEKYRAHFQKYPVVHISFKGAKADVFAGCLEKFKRAVQEMMRPHVPTLHGKLSPAERSRFQAFLDAEANEYQCELALSYLTEWLHRATSVRPIVLIDEYDAPIHAGYAAGYYDKVINFFRSFYEAGLKDNQHLERGVMTGILRVSRESIFSELNSVGVYSLIDSEFNTCFGFTDAEVRTLLEKSGMADLHEAIRSYYNGYEFGGVDIYNPWSILSFLARNDRNVVPYWVSTSSNALIKELLQHHAFSVQNDVQRLLEGGVIDKHIDENVVFPELKENENALWNLLVFSGYLKASRPGPIIPGTDRPPFRLSIPNREVAEVYRTTFHLWMKKGLRGQGGDLGELLDALLGGHVSRFEGQLQKFAGYLPSYHDVSGVEPERFYQGLMIGLLASLEPDYEVRSNRESGEGRPDVLIKPRHASKPGVVLELKSARKGEKTLEQAMAEGLRQLEAHDYAADLRAAGVETIQQMVVGFDGKRVMVLPKGAPAPKKKRTAMKTVRESIGRAAKKVVAKARSKVTKTKR
- a CDS encoding SMI1/KNR4 family protein; protein product: MSDLTLAQRLLVRIGQISERSDVIVQQQSVSRGNVLSRIGKWQPKLPADMYAFYRAINGLKFNYSFADSPDDWHGLEFVALDEEGRKTIDTFRNIYRIPHQVAKRYPNYFFQDGAVDPETPVLFFFGDDGAWGIIMIGEGDKATFHHWDNDGFVRYLTSSFTELIEKLIARGFAHTWAYSDDHPDTDAVLARLAKPSPPRTTFGIDGGSFGVSIGDGYAYDDDFFVAGGSTRQSASGAWHDEASQGAFVGGEDRAHREVVFVDRRHHGKGCDVGHERAGYRKRNRDDFGEHFRCGAGPIAMAKLRIEYLAGPIPLQPYETTLLRVLHRIEGLHVTDGLPWPSEVLSYTHWPRHNLGWTPFISCTWDYEFKGDKNKVATFDVVLDGARAEGMEVGKTYASTALPSVEGRIG